In Kangiella koreensis DSM 16069, a single window of DNA contains:
- a CDS encoding phosphoheptose isomerase: MIERIRDIFTESIQTKIAAADALPESIEKAGQIMVNSLLNGHKILTCGNGGSAGDAQHFSSEMLNRFERERPSLPAIALTTDTGTLTSISNDYSYNDVFAKQLRALGQPGDVLLAFSTSGNSRNVINAMETALSKDMLIVSLTGKDGGEMAGLIGPNDIEIRVPSNSTARIQEVHLVIIHALCDFIDNSLFGTEA; this comes from the coding sequence ATGATAGAACGAATTCGTGATATTTTTACAGAAAGTATTCAGACCAAAATTGCTGCTGCAGATGCGCTTCCGGAGTCGATTGAAAAAGCGGGGCAAATCATGGTCAATAGCCTGCTCAATGGCCATAAGATTTTAACCTGCGGAAATGGTGGCTCAGCGGGAGACGCACAACACTTCTCGTCCGAGATGCTTAATCGATTCGAGCGTGAACGCCCGAGTTTGCCTGCCATAGCATTAACCACAGATACCGGCACGCTAACCTCAATCTCTAACGACTACAGCTACAATGACGTTTTTGCCAAACAATTAAGAGCTCTAGGACAACCAGGCGACGTTTTGTTGGCATTCTCAACCAGCGGCAATTCTAGAAATGTGATTAATGCAATGGAAACTGCACTCAGCAAGGATATGCTAATCGTATCATTAACTGGTAAAGACGGTGGCGAAATGGCCGGTTTAATTGGTCCTAATGATATTGAAATTCGTGTACCATCTAATTCAACCGCGCGTATTCAAGAAGTACACTTAGTTATTATTCATGCGCTATGCGACTTCATTGACAACAGTTTGTTTGGAACAGAGGCTTAG
- a CDS encoding cytochrome b: protein MFKNFMTWFDARFPATKVWNEHLAEYYAPKNFNFWYFFGSLAMLVLVNQLLTGIWLTMFYSPSEPFASVEYIMRDVEMGWLIRYLHSTGASAFFVVVYLHMFRGIMYGSYKKPRELIWIFGMIIFVLLMAEAFMGYLLPWGQMSFWGAQVIINLFGTVPVVGPDLVEWIRGDFTLSLATLNRFFALHVVAVPLALVAMVFLHIVALHKVGSNNPDGVEIKDKKDENGIPLDGIPFHPYYTVKDIVGVVVFLMIFLGVVFFAPDFGGYFLERPNFEPANSLKTPDHIAPVWYFTPFYTMLRAVPHPFMGFMVMALAIVILFLLPWLDRQKVKSIRYRGASYKILLALLVISFVILGVLGVVPVTDFTKWLGRICTVYYFFFFIALWFLPKFEKTKPVPERVTDK from the coding sequence ATGTTTAAGAACTTCATGACTTGGTTTGATGCCCGTTTCCCAGCAACGAAAGTGTGGAATGAGCATTTAGCAGAATATTACGCACCAAAGAACTTCAATTTTTGGTATTTCTTTGGTTCTTTAGCCATGCTGGTATTAGTGAATCAGTTACTGACTGGTATTTGGCTAACCATGTTTTACAGCCCAAGCGAACCATTTGCATCGGTTGAATACATCATGCGTGATGTTGAAATGGGTTGGCTAATTCGTTATCTCCACTCAACTGGCGCCTCTGCTTTCTTTGTCGTCGTTTATCTTCACATGTTCCGTGGCATCATGTATGGCTCATATAAGAAGCCACGTGAGTTGATCTGGATCTTCGGTATGATCATTTTTGTTCTATTGATGGCAGAAGCCTTTATGGGCTACCTGCTACCATGGGGGCAGATGTCATTCTGGGGAGCTCAGGTGATTATCAACCTGTTCGGCACGGTTCCTGTTGTGGGGCCAGATCTAGTTGAATGGATTCGTGGTGACTTTACCCTGTCACTAGCGACTCTGAATCGATTCTTTGCATTGCACGTCGTTGCAGTTCCATTAGCATTGGTTGCTATGGTGTTCTTGCACATTGTTGCCTTGCACAAAGTTGGTTCAAATAACCCTGATGGCGTTGAAATCAAAGATAAGAAAGATGAGAACGGTATTCCTTTAGACGGCATTCCTTTCCACCCATACTACACAGTGAAAGATATTGTGGGTGTGGTTGTATTCCTGATGATCTTCTTGGGCGTGGTCTTCTTTGCACCAGACTTTGGAGGCTACTTCCTGGAGCGTCCGAACTTTGAGCCTGCAAATTCATTGAAGACACCAGACCACATTGCTCCAGTTTGGTATTTCACACCGTTTTACACTATGTTGCGTGCGGTACCGCATCCATTCATGGGCTTTATGGTGATGGCTTTAGCAATTGTAATTCTGTTCTTATTGCCTTGGCTTGATCGTCAAAAGGTTAAATCAATCCGTTACCGTGGTGCTTCTTATAAAATTCTATTAGCGTTGCTAGTTATCTCGTTCGTCATCTTAGGTGTTCTGGGTGTTGTTCCGGTAACAGACTTCACTAAATGGTTAGGAAGAATTTGCACTGTGTACTACTTCTTCTTCTTTATTGCCTTGTGGTTCTTGCCCAAGTTCGAGAAAACTAAACCAGTACCAGAGAGGGTAACAGACAAATGA
- a CDS encoding HU family DNA-binding protein, translating into MADNKARKTTAVKEKFTKTQILNEIAAQTGLTKKDVSAVLDELGVVIERHVKKRAVGEFTLPGLLKISTVKKPAVKARKGINPFTGEETMFKAKPASIAVKVRPLKKLKDMVQ; encoded by the coding sequence ATGGCAGATAATAAAGCCCGCAAAACCACAGCGGTAAAAGAAAAGTTCACTAAAACCCAAATTCTTAATGAAATCGCAGCACAAACCGGCCTAACCAAGAAAGACGTTTCAGCAGTATTAGACGAGCTAGGTGTTGTTATTGAGCGTCATGTTAAAAAGCGCGCTGTTGGAGAATTCACCCTACCTGGCCTATTAAAGATCAGTACGGTTAAAAAGCCAGCAGTTAAAGCTCGTAAAGGCATAAACCCATTCACTGGCGAAGAAACTATGTTCAAAGCCAAGCCAGCCAGCATAGCGGTCAAGGTGCGCCCACTTAAGAAATTAAAGGATATGGTTCAGTAA
- a CDS encoding BON domain-containing protein produces MLTIKSLRLLILTLALSFGVSACTTFGTVAEDSSIEGRVKDRLYPILEKNQPNAVDVVSHNLYVLIYGQVPSEDVIAQVSNTIKGVPEMKKAFNELRTGNPEDVSTVSDVWITTKVKSSLAAEKGLDSKRIKVITENKEVFLMGMVTREEGDKAALVARNISGVDRVVKIFEYID; encoded by the coding sequence ATGCTAACTATAAAATCACTCCGCTTACTTATTTTGACCCTGGCTCTCTCTTTTGGGGTTTCCGCTTGTACGACTTTCGGTACCGTAGCAGAAGACTCCAGTATTGAAGGTCGTGTTAAGGACAGACTTTACCCCATCCTAGAAAAGAACCAGCCTAATGCTGTTGATGTGGTCAGTCATAACCTTTATGTCCTGATTTATGGCCAAGTACCCTCAGAAGATGTAATTGCGCAAGTTTCAAATACCATTAAAGGCGTTCCTGAAATGAAGAAAGCCTTTAATGAATTACGCACTGGCAATCCTGAAGATGTTAGTACTGTTTCTGATGTATGGATAACCACCAAGGTAAAATCCAGTCTTGCTGCAGAAAAAGGATTAGACTCTAAACGTATTAAAGTTATTACTGAAAACAAGGAAGTGTTCTTAATGGGTATGGTTACCCGCGAAGAAGGCGATAAAGCAGCTCTAGTCGCCCGCAATATTTCAGGTGTCGATAGAGTCGTGAAGATTTTCGAATATATCGACTAA
- the sspA gene encoding stringent starvation protein SspA, producing the protein MAVVAKRSVMTLFSGNDVYSHQARIVLAEKGVNYEVVEVTPDNVPEDLLDLNPYGSVPTLIDRDLVLYEASIVMEYLDERFPHPPLMPVYPVTRGRSRLMMHRIQKEWYSQYEIIVNGTEAKAKKARKELQESIMALAPVFASNPYFMSEEFSLVDCVIAPLLWRADQLGIEISGRGSKAIHDYMDRIFDRDSFKVSLTEEEREIKMGLM; encoded by the coding sequence ATGGCAGTAGTTGCCAAACGTTCAGTTATGACTCTTTTTTCTGGCAACGATGTGTATAGCCACCAGGCACGCATTGTTTTAGCAGAAAAAGGTGTAAATTACGAAGTGGTAGAGGTTACCCCTGATAATGTTCCAGAGGATCTATTAGACTTAAATCCTTATGGCTCTGTACCAACCTTGATTGATCGTGATTTGGTTTTGTATGAAGCTAGTATCGTCATGGAATATTTAGATGAGCGTTTCCCTCATCCGCCGTTGATGCCGGTCTATCCGGTAACTCGTGGTCGTAGTCGCTTGATGATGCATCGTATTCAAAAAGAGTGGTATAGCCAATACGAAATTATCGTCAATGGTACTGAAGCAAAAGCAAAGAAAGCTCGTAAGGAATTACAGGAAAGTATTATGGCTTTAGCTCCAGTATTCGCCAGTAATCCGTACTTTATGAGCGAAGAGTTCTCATTAGTTGATTGTGTTATTGCCCCGTTATTATGGCGTGCTGACCAGTTAGGTATTGAGATTTCAGGCCGTGGCAGTAAAGCAATCCATGATTATATGGATCGCATTTTTGACCGTGACTCATTCAAAGTCAGCCTGACTGAGGAAGAGCGTGAAATCAAAATGGGTCTAATGTAA
- the rplM gene encoding 50S ribosomal protein L13, which yields MKTYSAKPETVKRDWFVVDASGKTLGRLATEVARRLKGKHKAEYTPHVDTGDYIIVINAEKVTVTGNKAQDKMYYRHSGYPGGIKETNFEKLQATKPEMIIEKAVKGMLPKNPLGRAMFRKLKVYAGTEHNHTAQQPIPLEI from the coding sequence ATGAAAACATACAGTGCAAAGCCTGAAACTGTTAAGCGTGACTGGTTCGTAGTCGACGCTAGCGGCAAAACATTAGGCCGCCTGGCGACTGAAGTAGCTCGCCGTTTGAAAGGCAAACACAAAGCAGAATATACACCTCACGTTGATACTGGTGACTACATCATCGTTATTAATGCTGAGAAAGTAACTGTGACTGGCAACAAGGCGCAGGACAAAATGTATTACCGTCACTCTGGTTATCCAGGTGGCATTAAAGAAACCAACTTCGAGAAATTGCAGGCGACTAAACCTGAAATGATTATCGAGAAAGCGGTAAAAGGTATGCTTCCTAAGAATCCTTTGGGTCGTGCCATGTTCCGCAAGTTGAAAGTTTACGCTGGCACTGAGCACAACCATACTGCTCAGCAACCAATCCCATTAGAAATCTAA
- a CDS encoding YraN family protein has product MSTRQRGDHVELFAESYLKKQGLTLVEKNFNSRFGEIDLIMLDKSALVFVEVRFRANTSYGSGAETVNFRKQQKIIKTAQLYLQANKKMQQRDCRFDVVSVTLSAQEPLIEWHKNAFQAPSW; this is encoded by the coding sequence ATGAGTACGCGACAGCGTGGCGATCATGTTGAACTCTTTGCCGAAAGTTATCTCAAAAAACAAGGACTCACGTTAGTAGAGAAAAACTTCAATTCCCGTTTTGGCGAAATTGATTTAATTATGCTGGACAAGTCTGCATTGGTATTTGTTGAGGTTCGCTTTCGAGCCAACACCAGTTATGGTAGTGGTGCTGAAACCGTAAACTTTCGCAAGCAGCAAAAGATTATTAAAACGGCACAGCTGTATTTGCAAGCTAATAAAAAAATGCAGCAACGAGATTGTCGTTTTGATGTGGTTTCCGTAACATTGTCTGCACAGGAGCCATTGATAGAATGGCACAAAAATGCTTTTCAGGCACCGTCCTGGTAA
- the petA gene encoding ubiquinol-cytochrome c reductase iron-sulfur subunit, producing the protein MSNQGVNKGRRNLLIGATSVVGAVGVIGAAVPFVRSWAPSAKAQSAGAPVSYDYTKLEVGQQITVEWRGKPVWVMRRDDNMLQSITKSEEFVADPESNEPQQPEYCKNEYRSIEPDIFVAVGICTHLGCSPKLFADAGSLEGGWLGGYYCPCHGSKFDLAGRVYSGVPANANLEVPPYTIDTAAKMIVIGEEGGA; encoded by the coding sequence ATGAGTAATCAGGGCGTCAACAAAGGACGCAGAAATCTGCTAATCGGTGCTACATCAGTAGTAGGCGCGGTTGGTGTGATTGGTGCGGCTGTACCTTTTGTTCGTTCCTGGGCACCAAGCGCTAAGGCGCAGTCTGCAGGTGCTCCAGTATCGTATGACTACACTAAACTTGAGGTAGGACAGCAAATTACTGTGGAGTGGCGAGGTAAACCAGTATGGGTTATGCGTCGTGATGACAATATGTTGCAAAGCATCACTAAGAGTGAAGAGTTTGTAGCCGATCCAGAATCAAACGAACCTCAGCAACCAGAGTATTGTAAGAACGAATACCGCTCTATTGAGCCAGACATTTTTGTAGCTGTTGGTATTTGTACACACTTAGGTTGCTCGCCTAAATTATTCGCTGATGCGGGTTCTTTAGAAGGTGGTTGGCTAGGCGGTTATTATTGCCCATGCCATGGTTCTAAGTTTGATTTGGCTGGCCGTGTTTATAGCGGTGTTCCAGCAAACGCTAACTTGGAGGTTCCTCCTTATACTATCGACACTGCAGCCAAAATGATTGTGATTGGTGAAGAGGGAGGTGCTTAA
- the rpsI gene encoding 30S ribosomal protein S9 has translation MAEQYYGTGRRKSSTARVFLRPGNGEITVNQRSLDEYFGRETSRMVVRQPLELTETLEKFDVYVTVAGGGGTGQAGAIRHGITRALMEYNEELRAPLRKAGFVTRDARAVERKKVGLHKARKRPQFSKR, from the coding sequence ATGGCTGAACAATATTACGGAACAGGTCGTCGTAAAAGCTCCACAGCTCGTGTTTTCCTACGTCCTGGGAATGGTGAGATTACCGTGAACCAGCGTAGTCTTGACGAGTATTTTGGTCGTGAAACATCGCGCATGGTGGTTCGTCAACCACTAGAGCTGACCGAAACATTAGAAAAGTTCGATGTGTACGTGACTGTTGCTGGTGGCGGCGGTACTGGTCAAGCCGGTGCAATTCGCCACGGTATTACACGTGCATTGATGGAGTATAACGAAGAATTACGTGCTCCATTGCGTAAAGCTGGCTTTGTTACCCGTGACGCTCGTGCAGTTGAGCGTAAGAAAGTGGGTCTTCATAAAGCACGTAAGCGCCCTCAATTCTCGAAACGTTAA
- the zapE gene encoding cell division protein ZapE, which translates to MRSIDLTPQQKYEQDLANGFSRDPAQAEAVAALQRVYDDLLNSRPSGGFMDLVKRWLSSDLEPVQGLYMWGGVGRGKTWLMDTFFNCLPIKGKIRLHFHRFMHEVHHELKILAGEKNPLVKIADQLSQRARVICFDEFFVTDITDAMILGGLFKELFQRNIVLVATSNIPPDRLYWNGLQRERFLPAIELIEKHCQVMNVDGGTDYRLRTLEKAEIYHYPLDESADKNMKHYFFQLSGEEGQEHCKLKVEGRLIDAVRLSDNVVWFTFDAICKTERSASDYIELSRNYHTVFISKIPQMTDAINDAARRFIALVDEFYERHVKLILSADVALEELYVGKGLAFEFKRTVSRLQEMQSKEYLAKEHLA; encoded by the coding sequence ATGCGCTCAATTGATCTAACCCCTCAACAGAAGTATGAACAAGATTTAGCCAATGGCTTTTCCAGGGATCCAGCCCAGGCGGAAGCCGTTGCAGCATTGCAGCGAGTTTATGATGATCTGTTAAACAGCCGGCCCAGTGGTGGCTTTATGGATTTAGTTAAACGTTGGCTATCTTCTGATCTGGAACCAGTACAAGGGCTTTATATGTGGGGCGGTGTCGGGCGCGGTAAGACCTGGCTGATGGATACCTTTTTTAATTGCCTGCCGATTAAAGGCAAAATTCGGTTGCACTTCCATCGCTTTATGCACGAGGTTCATCATGAGCTGAAAATATTGGCTGGCGAGAAAAATCCGTTGGTCAAAATTGCTGATCAGTTGTCGCAACGGGCACGAGTGATCTGTTTTGACGAATTTTTCGTTACCGATATTACTGATGCCATGATTCTGGGTGGTTTATTCAAAGAACTGTTTCAGCGCAATATCGTGTTGGTGGCCACCTCAAACATTCCGCCAGACCGACTGTATTGGAACGGCTTGCAGCGTGAGCGTTTTTTGCCAGCGATAGAGTTGATTGAAAAGCATTGCCAGGTAATGAATGTGGATGGCGGGACTGACTACCGATTGCGGACTCTTGAGAAAGCAGAGATATATCACTACCCGCTGGATGAGTCTGCTGATAAAAATATGAAACACTATTTTTTCCAGCTATCCGGTGAAGAAGGGCAAGAGCATTGCAAACTGAAAGTCGAAGGACGGTTAATCGATGCGGTACGTTTATCCGACAATGTAGTTTGGTTTACTTTTGACGCTATCTGTAAAACGGAACGTTCCGCTAGTGACTATATTGAACTATCTCGTAACTATCATACGGTATTCATCAGTAAAATCCCGCAAATGACAGACGCGATAAACGACGCAGCTCGTCGCTTCATAGCCTTAGTTGATGAGTTTTATGAGCGGCATGTAAAGTTGATCCTATCCGCAGACGTGGCTTTAGAAGAGCTGTATGTCGGAAAGGGACTGGCTTTTGAGTTTAAAAGGACAGTCAGTCGGTTGCAGGAGATGCAAAGTAAAGAATATCTCGCGAAAGAGCATCTGGCCTAA
- a CDS encoding cytochrome c1 — translation MKKLITAILFLLPVSAFAAGGGNFYPNEPANIDLSDKTSLQNGAKLYVNYCLGCHSMEYVRYSRIAQDLELTEEQTVNNLILGDQRFGDTLDKSMNSEQAQKKYFGVDPLDLSLVARVRGEDWVYNYLRSFYVDSSRPFGVNNTVFPQVGMPHILADLQGLQAKSDALLSVEEQIAEAKAVLNDSEASDEAKAEAKEKQHRAEVEMAKLAAQGNMFVQIEEGQMTPEEYDESIRDLTAFMAYTANPVKLESKRMGVWVLMFLFVLLILAYFLKKEFWKDVH, via the coding sequence ATGAAAAAGTTAATTACAGCTATTTTATTCCTGCTACCTGTATCTGCATTTGCTGCAGGCGGCGGAAACTTTTATCCAAATGAGCCAGCGAATATTGATCTGAGTGACAAAACATCATTGCAAAATGGCGCCAAATTGTATGTAAACTACTGTTTGGGCTGCCACTCAATGGAGTACGTTCGCTACTCGCGTATCGCACAGGATTTGGAACTTACTGAAGAGCAAACTGTAAACAACTTGATCCTTGGCGATCAAAGGTTTGGTGATACTTTAGATAAGTCCATGAATTCAGAACAAGCCCAAAAGAAATATTTTGGAGTTGATCCACTGGATCTGAGTCTGGTTGCTCGCGTTCGTGGTGAAGACTGGGTTTACAACTACTTACGTTCATTCTATGTAGACTCGTCTCGTCCATTCGGCGTCAACAATACTGTGTTCCCTCAAGTTGGTATGCCGCATATTTTGGCAGACCTACAAGGTTTACAGGCTAAAAGTGATGCCTTGTTGTCTGTTGAAGAGCAGATAGCCGAAGCGAAAGCCGTGCTAAATGACTCAGAAGCAAGCGATGAAGCGAAAGCTGAAGCCAAAGAAAAGCAGCATAGAGCGGAAGTTGAAATGGCCAAGCTCGCTGCCCAAGGTAATATGTTTGTCCAGATTGAAGAAGGACAAATGACGCCAGAAGAGTATGACGAAAGCATTCGTGATCTAACAGCGTTTATGGCTTACACAGCTAATCCAGTGAAACTGGAAAGTAAGCGTATGGGTGTCTGGGTTCTAATGTTCTTATTTGTGCTATTGATATTGGCGTACTTCTTGAAGAAAGAATTCTGGAAAGACGTACATTAA
- a CDS encoding alpha/beta hydrolase: protein MNKNHFLIEGDAGPIEATLDQPESPERNAIAVCCHPHPVHGGAMTNKVIYTVSRTLAGLGIPSLRFNFRGVGESAGDYDEGKGEQQDLIKAIEWMREKYPNRPLWLAGFSFGSWIAALQAKRQGANQLISIAPPVNRFSFDEFEIPDCPWLVVQGDADEVVDPDAVFKWLEDLSVKPDVIRMEDAGHFFHSRLVELREQMEENLKQHLPENL, encoded by the coding sequence GTGAATAAAAATCATTTCTTGATAGAAGGTGATGCTGGTCCTATCGAAGCAACTCTTGATCAGCCTGAATCGCCTGAACGTAACGCAATTGCTGTGTGTTGCCATCCCCATCCTGTACATGGCGGTGCAATGACCAATAAAGTCATCTATACGGTATCACGCACTTTGGCTGGATTGGGTATCCCTTCTTTGCGCTTTAACTTTCGTGGTGTCGGAGAGTCTGCAGGTGATTACGATGAAGGAAAGGGTGAGCAGCAGGACTTAATTAAAGCTATCGAGTGGATGCGCGAGAAATATCCAAACCGCCCTTTATGGTTAGCAGGTTTCAGTTTTGGCTCATGGATTGCTGCGCTACAAGCGAAGAGGCAAGGGGCAAACCAGTTGATTAGTATTGCGCCTCCAGTCAATCGCTTCAGTTTTGATGAGTTTGAAATACCTGATTGTCCTTGGTTGGTGGTGCAGGGCGACGCTGATGAAGTGGTTGACCCTGATGCTGTTTTTAAATGGCTTGAGGATTTATCCGTGAAGCCTGATGTGATTCGGATGGAAGACGCAGGCCACTTTTTTCACAGCCGTCTCGTTGAGCTGCGTGAACAGATGGAAGAGAATCTTAAGCAACATTTGCCTGAAAACCTATAG
- a CDS encoding ClpXP protease specificity-enhancing factor — MAGNSPLQPYLLIAYYEWILDNEWTPQILVDTSHPEVDVPLQFANDGKIVLNIAPTAVANFELNHDYISFNARFSGQSLSLYIPSSAIIAIYARENDQGIMFSANMYGEDSYSSEDHQSSTDSIGPAESKDNNDEGPDDEPPKPPKGKPKLKVVK, encoded by the coding sequence ATGGCGGGCAACTCGCCATTACAGCCCTATCTACTAATCGCTTATTATGAGTGGATACTTGATAATGAGTGGACCCCGCAAATATTAGTCGACACGTCTCATCCCGAAGTTGATGTTCCCTTGCAGTTTGCGAATGATGGAAAGATTGTTTTGAACATCGCACCCACAGCGGTTGCAAACTTTGAACTCAACCATGACTATATTAGCTTCAATGCTCGTTTTTCTGGGCAGTCGTTAAGTCTTTATATTCCATCCAGTGCCATTATTGCGATATACGCCAGAGAAAATGATCAAGGTATCATGTTCTCAGCTAATATGTATGGCGAGGATTCCTATTCGAGTGAAGACCACCAAAGTTCGACTGATTCGATTGGTCCAGCTGAATCTAAAGATAATAATGATGAGGGACCTGATGATGAGCCACCTAAGCCACCGAAAGGCAAGCCTAAATTAAAAGTGGTTAAGTAG